Proteins encoded in a region of the Rutidosis leptorrhynchoides isolate AG116_Rl617_1_P2 chromosome 9, CSIRO_AGI_Rlap_v1, whole genome shotgun sequence genome:
- the LOC139869323 gene encoding uncharacterized protein — translation MSLLIQGPKQPGNDIDVYLQPLVDEMMELWSTGIHVYDAYKKEYFQLRAMLFCTINDFPAYGNLSGYSTKGKKACPIREENTHSIWLTNCKKLAFMEHQRELAENHPYHKKADLFDGTIEDRKLPPPLDGVTTLSKVANINVVLGKKGFGPPKGLLLNIPGKTKDGIKVRRDMELMNIRPELQPKDIDGRSTKFLPPACYTMSKVEKTKFCQCLHGIKVPSGYSANIRKLVSMKDLKLLGMKSHDCHVIDPDVLDEYQRDIILTLCELEMYFPPYFFDVMVHLLSHIVGEIKACGPVFLRYMYPFERYMVSGFHKVGLFKCEGRLSGQGTLGRKTGYSNVADYQEAHFNVLQHTTSIDPFIQEHMSFLRQQNPKKSAKWLVNQHKITFSEWLKDKVRRTLPNIDKTVEALGFAPKHMFQYQGYDINGYTLYTKAQDKKSKTQNSGVMVIASSKEFTMVNRYSTYHNIEFLHTLVNLKHKLFSGEELKKLSKHVHV, via the exons ATGTCTCTTTTGATTCAAGGCCCAAAGCAACCTGGAAACGACATTGATGTTTATTTGCAACCATTAGTTGATGAAATGATGGAATTATGGAGTACCGGCATACACGTTTATGATGCATACAAGAAAGAATACTTCCAACTACGGGCAATGCTTTTTTGCACCATTAATGATTTTCCTGCTTATGGTAATTTGTCTGGATATAGTACGAAGGGGAAAAAGGCATGTCCTATTCGTGAGGAAAATACTCACTCGATATGGCTCACAAATTGTAAGAAACTAGCATTTATGGAGCATCAGAGAGAGCTTGCTGAGAATCACCCGTATCATAAAAAGGCAGATTTATTTGATGGTACTATAGAGGATAGAAAACTACCACCACCATTGGATGGAgtaactacactctccaaagttgCTAATATAAATGTTGTGTTGGGAAAGAAAGGTTTTGGTCCCCCAAAAG GGTTACTGTTGAACATTCCCGGAAAAACAAAAGATGGAATTAAAGTTAGAAGGGACATGGAATTAATGAATATCAGACCAGAGCTACAACCTAAAGATATTGATGGAAGGTCCACCAAGTTTCTTCCTCCGGCCTGTTATACTATGTCGAAGGTCGAGAAAACTAAATTTTGTCAATGTTTACATGGTATTAAGGTTCCATCAGGATACTCTGCTAACATTAGGAAGTTGGTTTCGATGAAAGATTTGAAGTTGCTTGGTATGAAGTCACATGATTGTCAT GTGATTGATCCTGATGTGCTGGATGAATATCAAAGAGATATCATACTTACTCTTTGCGAACTCGAGATGTACTTTCCACCTTATTTCTTTGATGTCATGGTTCATTTGCTATCTCATATTGTAGGAGAAATAAAGGCATGTGGTCCAGTTTTCTTACGGTATATGTATCCATTTGAAAGATATATGG tgtcgggattcCACAAAGTCGGGCTATTCAAATGTGAAGGAAGACTATCAGGTCAAGGGACACTTGGACGCAAGACGGGCTATTCAAATGTTGCCGATTATCAAGAGGCTCATTTTAATGTCTTACAACACACTACATCTATTGATCCGTTCATACAAGAACACATGTCGTTCTTGAGACAACAAAACCCTAAAAAGAGTGCAAAGTGGTTGGTAAATCAACATAAAATAACTTTTTCAGAATGGTTGAAAGACAAAGTTAGGAGGACACTTCCAAATATTGATAAAACGGTTGAAGCTTTGGGATTCGCCCCTAAACATATGTTCCAATATCAAGGATATGACATAAATGGGTATACCCTTTACACTAAAGCTCAAGATAAGAAGAGTAAAACGCAAAATAGCGGTGTCATGGTGATAGCCTCGTCGAAGGAATTCACCATGGTCAATCGTTACAGCACATATCATAATATAGAATTCTTACATACATTAGTAAATCTAAAACATAAATTGTTCTCCGGTGAGGAACTAAAAAAGTTATCAAAACATGTACACGTGTAA
- the LOC139869324 gene encoding uncharacterized protein → MVRMLLGREEMDRNTWMYEIGRATSEFMDSVDEFITVAETDQLEKGNTAISCPCKKCKNARWYADSTDIKSHLIAHGFMRGYTCWSFHGESLADLNSSILDNDTDNEEDSYNSDNNVNFDDMFDDLDMEDNVADKYHDRLQQLFVDAEKPLYTGCMNFTKLSAVIQLVNLKSNNGWSDTSFTSLLKLLNKMLPEGNELPVSTYQAKKLMCPMGLEIQRIHSCPNDCMLYRNEDKDLHQCKVCGTSRYKREKLTDNVDSDVSENGPPAKLLWYLPIILRLKRLFANEKDAKLLRWHAEDHKNDGKMRHVANSHQWKNFDKDFEEFGDEIRNIRFGLSSDGINPFGDLSSRHSTWHVLL, encoded by the exons ATGGTTAGGATGTTGCTTGGTAGAGAGGAG ATGGATCGGAATACTTGGATGTACGAGATAGGTCGCGCTACCTCTGAGTTTATGGATAGTGTAGATGAATTTATTACAGTTGCCGAGACTGATCAACTAGAAAAAGGAAACACCGCAATTAGTTGTCCTTGTAAGAAATGCAAAAATGCACGGTGGTATGCTGATTCAACCGATATCAAAAGTCATCTAATTGCACACGGATTTATGAGAGGGTACACATGTTGGTCTTTTCATGGTGAGTCATTAGCTGACCTTAACTCGTCTATTTTGGATAACGATACCGATAATGAAGAAGATTCATACAATAGTGACAATAATGTTAATTTTGATGACATGTTTGACGATTTGGATATGGAGGATAATGTTGCTGATAAGTATCATGATAGATTACAACAACTATTTGTTGACGCTGAAAAACCTTTATATACCGGTTGTATGAATTTTACAAAACTTTCCGCCGTGATACAACTGGTTAATTTAAAATCAAACAATGGTTGGAGCGACACAAGTTTCACTAGCCTGTTAAAGTTGTTGAACAAAATGCTACCAGAAGGTAATGAGTTGCCGGTTTCAACATACCAAGCAAAGAAATTAATGTGCCCAATGGGATTGGAAATACAGAGAATACATTCTTGTCCAAATGATTGTATGTTATACAGGAATGAAGACAAAGACCTTCATCAATGTAAGGTATGTGGTACATCTAGGTATAAACGTGAAAAACTGACTGATAATGTTGATAGTGATGTGTCAGAAAATGGACCTCCTGCAAAATTATTGTGGTACTTGCCTATCATACTAAGATTAAAGAGATTATTTGCAAATGAGAAAGATGCAAAATTATTACGTTGGCATGCTGAAGATCATAAAAATGATGGTAAAATGCGACATGTGGCCAATTCACATCAATGGAAAAATTTTGATAAAGATTTTGAAGAATTTGGGGATGAGATACGTAATATAAGGTTCGGACTCAGTTCAGATGGAATTAATCCGTTCGGAGATTTGAGTAGCCGTCACAGCACGTGGCATGTTCTTCTATGA